In Janthinobacterium sp. 67, a genomic segment contains:
- a CDS encoding RelA/SpoT family protein, translating to MVSISAPNSATSEQLVEGLSAPDSARVLDALAYATEAYGDKQTFAGRSALEFAIGVATTLAFLRSDAETRIAGLMFELTLLEPDTAADIEPRFGKQVCDLATGVRQLIRLRALTQAQHGGTAGRGKNAAQQAVAQVETLRKMLLAMASDMRVVLVRLASCVTTLRYFADLKLYNDMTYEYGKETLDLYAPLANRLGIWQLKWELEDLSFRFIEPEAYKRIAKMLEEKRMMREGFVASAILRLQTELASAGIQAEVFGRPKHIYSIWNKMRGKELDFTALYDVRAFRVIVADVKTCYTVLGVVHNIWTPIPKEFDDYISRPKPNGYQSLHTVVTAEDGRPLEVQIRTNEMHSFAEYGVAAHWRYKEEGGSNFAGQKYDEKIAWLRQLLAWKTEVADAVVGQEEIQREWVEKLKSATLDDRIFVMTPQARVLELPVGATPVDFAYHLHTDVGHRCRGAKVDGIMVPLNTQLKNGQTCEIITAKGAPGTAGPSRDWLSAGYAVSTRTRSKIRAWFHAIDMQETLAHGRALVEKSLQREGKTAVNLEALAQKLGFAKVDELFLSVGKDEFSLRHVEQALHDNGEVVVPEDAVLVGKSRASSVEQGAKSGVLVVGTEGLMTVLAKCCKPAPPDSIVGFVTRGKGVSIHRATCKNFEEMRAKAPERVIFTEWGSTGGHDTVYPVDIFILAGDRQGLLRDISEIFSREKINVIGVNTQSAKGQARMTFTAEISSTAQLLKALNVIKDVSGVLEARRS from the coding sequence ATGGTTTCCATCTCGGCCCCGAATAGCGCCACATCGGAACAACTGGTAGAGGGCTTGAGTGCGCCGGACAGCGCGCGCGTGCTGGATGCGCTCGCGTATGCCACCGAAGCGTATGGCGACAAGCAGACCTTCGCGGGCCGCTCCGCGCTGGAGTTCGCCATCGGCGTGGCCACCACCCTGGCCTTCCTGCGCAGCGATGCGGAAACGCGCATTGCCGGCCTGATGTTCGAGCTGACCCTGCTGGAACCGGACACGGCGGCCGACATCGAACCGCGCTTCGGCAAGCAGGTGTGCGACCTGGCAACAGGCGTGCGCCAGCTGATCCGCCTGCGCGCGCTGACCCAGGCGCAGCATGGCGGCACGGCCGGACGGGGCAAGAATGCGGCGCAGCAAGCCGTGGCCCAGGTGGAAACCTTGCGCAAGATGCTGCTGGCGATGGCGTCCGACATGCGTGTCGTGCTGGTGCGCCTGGCGTCCTGCGTGACGACCTTGCGTTATTTCGCCGACTTGAAGCTGTACAACGACATGACCTACGAGTACGGCAAGGAAACCCTGGACCTGTACGCGCCGCTGGCCAACCGCCTCGGCATCTGGCAGCTGAAATGGGAACTGGAAGACTTGTCGTTCCGCTTCATCGAGCCTGAAGCGTATAAACGCATCGCCAAGATGCTGGAAGAAAAGCGCATGATGCGCGAGGGTTTCGTTGCCTCGGCGATTTTGCGCCTGCAGACGGAGCTGGCGTCGGCCGGTATCCAGGCGGAAGTGTTTGGCCGCCCGAAACACATTTACAGCATCTGGAACAAGATGCGCGGCAAGGAGCTGGACTTTACGGCCCTGTACGACGTGCGCGCCTTCCGCGTCATCGTTGCCGACGTGAAAACCTGCTACACGGTGCTGGGCGTGGTCCACAATATCTGGACCCCCATCCCGAAAGAATTCGACGATTACATTTCGCGGCCGAAACCGAACGGTTACCAGTCGCTGCACACGGTGGTGACGGCCGAGGATGGCCGGCCGCTGGAAGTGCAAATCCGCACGAATGAAATGCACAGCTTTGCCGAATACGGCGTGGCCGCGCACTGGCGCTACAAGGAAGAGGGCGGCTCGAATTTTGCCGGCCAAAAATACGACGAAAAGATCGCCTGGCTGCGCCAGCTGCTGGCCTGGAAAACCGAGGTGGCCGACGCCGTCGTGGGCCAGGAAGAAATCCAGCGCGAATGGGTGGAAAAGCTCAAATCGGCCACCCTGGACGACCGCATCTTCGTCATGACGCCGCAGGCGCGCGTGCTGGAATTGCCCGTCGGCGCCACGCCCGTCGATTTTGCCTATCATTTGCACACGGACGTGGGCCACCGCTGCCGTGGCGCCAAGGTCGACGGCATCATGGTGCCCCTGAATACGCAATTGAAAAACGGCCAGACCTGCGAAATCATCACGGCCAAGGGCGCGCCGGGTACGGCCGGACCGTCGCGCGACTGGCTCAGCGCCGGCTACGCCGTCAGCACGCGCACGCGCTCGAAAATCCGTGCCTGGTTCCATGCGATCGACATGCAGGAAACCCTGGCCCACGGCCGCGCGCTGGTGGAAAAGTCCTTGCAGCGCGAAGGCAAGACGGCCGTCAACCTCGAAGCGCTGGCGCAAAAGCTGGGCTTTGCGAAAGTCGACGAGCTGTTCCTGTCGGTCGGCAAGGATGAATTCAGCTTGCGCCACGTGGAGCAGGCGCTGCACGACAATGGCGAAGTGGTGGTGCCGGAAGACGCCGTGCTGGTCGGCAAAAGCCGTGCTTCCAGCGTGGAACAGGGCGCCAAGTCCGGCGTGCTGGTGGTGGGCACGGAAGGCTTGATGACGGTCTTGGCCAAGTGCTGCAAGCCGGCGCCGCCGGACAGCATCGTCGGTTTCGTCACGCGCGGCAAGGGTGTGTCGATTCACCGCGCCACCTGCAAGAATTTCGAGGAAATGCGCGCCAAGGCGCCCGAGCGCGTGATCTTCACGGAGTGGGGCAGCACGGGCGGGCACGACACCGTGTATCCGGTCGACATCTTTATTCTCGCCGGCGACCGCCAGGGCTTGCTGCGCGACATTTCCGAAATCTTTTCGCGCGAAAAGATCAACGTCATCGGCGTCAATACCCAAAGCGCCAAGGGCCAGGCCCGCATGACCTTCACGGCCGAGATCAGCTCGACGGCGCAGTTGCTGAAGGCGCTGAATGTGATCAAGGATGTCAGTGGCGTGCTTGAGGCTCGGCGTAGCTAG
- a CDS encoding cation diffusion facilitator family transporter, producing MQPTHTEHDATHLHAHLKGDAKHTHSFEGRSQSILAWALGLTLSFAGIEVAAGFLSNSLALISDAGHMVTDAAALGLALLAQLIARRPPSPRHSFGFGRAEALAAFVNGLAMLCVVGWICYEAVLRFSAPQPVKGGMVFIVAFIGLAINVVVAWVLSKDKQSVNTRAALVHVMGDLLGSVAAIIAGAVIYFTGWMQIDPLLSVLVSLLILKSTFGVLRESYHFLMEGVPMHIDYIEVGTDVEQVDGVIAVHDLHVWDMSPGQPALIGHVEIEHLDHWPKVLRAIKKMLLSKHGIDHITLQPETAAMAGLHAGDKTH from the coding sequence ATGCAGCCCACGCACACCGAACACGACGCCACCCATTTGCACGCCCACCTGAAAGGCGACGCCAAGCACACCCACTCGTTCGAGGGACGCAGCCAGAGCATCCTCGCGTGGGCGCTGGGCCTGACCCTGTCGTTTGCCGGCATCGAGGTTGCGGCCGGCTTCCTGTCCAATTCGCTGGCCCTGATTTCCGACGCGGGCCACATGGTCACGGACGCGGCCGCGCTGGGACTGGCCCTGCTGGCGCAGCTGATCGCCCGCCGTCCTCCCTCGCCGCGCCACTCGTTCGGCTTTGGCCGCGCCGAGGCGCTGGCCGCCTTCGTCAACGGCCTGGCCATGCTGTGCGTGGTGGGCTGGATCTGCTATGAAGCCGTGCTGCGCTTTTCCGCTCCGCAACCGGTCAAGGGCGGCATGGTCTTCATCGTCGCCTTCATCGGCCTGGCCATCAACGTGGTGGTGGCGTGGGTATTATCGAAAGACAAGCAAAGCGTCAACACGCGCGCCGCCCTGGTGCACGTGATGGGCGACTTGCTCGGCTCGGTCGCCGCCATCATCGCAGGCGCCGTCATTTACTTCACGGGCTGGATGCAGATCGACCCGCTGCTGTCCGTGCTCGTGTCGCTGCTGATTTTAAAATCGACGTTTGGCGTGCTGCGCGAGTCCTACCATTTCCTGATGGAAGGCGTACCGATGCACATCGACTACATCGAGGTGGGCACGGACGTGGAACAAGTGGACGGCGTGATTGCCGTGCACGACCTGCACGTGTGGGACATGTCGCCCGGCCAGCCTGCCCTGATCGGCCACGTGGAAATCGAGCACCTCGACCACTGGCCGAAGGTCTTGCGGGCGATCAAGAAGATGTTATTGAGTAAGCATGGAATAGACCACATCACCCTGCAGCCGGAGACGGCGGCGATGGCGGGGTTGCATGCGGGTGACAAAACCCACTAG
- a CDS encoding pirin family protein: MSDITTVNKPRAVERVIAGQAVMDGAGVKINRVLTQQLQRRLDPFLMLDNFASDKPNDYIAGFPEHPHRGFETVSYMITGRMRHKDSAGNEGLLTSGGVQWMTAGSGVIHSEMPEQEEGVMEGFQLWLNLPARDKMRTPWYRDFTSSDIPRYTTDAGVAVQVIAGESHGVTGAVQRELTEPLYLDIDLPAGTSFEQPLPPGHNAFLYTFRGEVQVDGKAVPALRMAIFSNTPGSDGVRIEAPEGGRVILVAGQPLNEPIAQYGPFVMNTQAEVFQAVQDFRDGKFGETAAQ; the protein is encoded by the coding sequence ATGAGCGACATCACTACCGTCAACAAGCCACGCGCCGTCGAGCGCGTGATCGCCGGCCAGGCTGTCATGGATGGCGCCGGCGTGAAGATCAACCGCGTGCTGACGCAGCAGCTGCAGCGCCGTCTCGACCCGTTTTTGATGCTCGACAATTTCGCCAGCGACAAGCCGAACGACTATATCGCCGGCTTCCCCGAGCATCCGCACCGTGGCTTCGAAACCGTGTCGTACATGATCACGGGACGCATGCGCCACAAGGACAGCGCGGGCAACGAAGGCTTGCTGACGTCGGGCGGCGTGCAATGGATGACGGCCGGCAGCGGCGTGATCCACTCGGAAATGCCGGAGCAGGAAGAAGGCGTGATGGAAGGTTTTCAACTGTGGCTGAACCTGCCCGCGCGCGACAAGATGCGCACGCCGTGGTACCGCGATTTCACGAGCAGCGACATCCCCCGCTACACGACGGACGCGGGTGTGGCCGTGCAAGTGATCGCCGGCGAGAGCCATGGCGTGACGGGCGCCGTGCAGCGCGAGCTGACGGAACCGCTGTACCTTGATATCGACTTGCCGGCCGGCACCAGCTTCGAGCAGCCATTGCCGCCAGGCCATAACGCCTTCCTCTACACCTTCCGTGGCGAAGTGCAGGTCGACGGCAAGGCCGTGCCCGCCCTGCGCATGGCGATCTTCAGCAACACGCCGGGCAGCGACGGCGTGCGCATCGAGGCGCCCGAGGGCGGACGCGTGATTCTCGTCGCCGGCCAGCCCTTGAACGAACCGATCGCGCAATATGGCCCGTTCGTCATGAATACCCAGGCGGAAGTTTTCCAGGCCGTACAGGATTTCCGCGATGGCAAGTTCGGCGAGACGGCGGCACAGTAA
- a CDS encoding FMN-dependent NADH-azoreductase, translating into MNILQINSSARSTGSASTRLADAIVARVQAANPEANLTRRDLAAAPHPVLDEPTLQALFTPADKRTPEQAARIALDDALIAQVQAADVIVIGAPMYNFGITVQLKSWFDAIARANVTFKYTENGPVGLLTGKKVYVGLSRGGLHRDSANDSQVPYLNTMFGFLGMTDVQYVYSEGMGMGPEAVAKAQALADAEINAILV; encoded by the coding sequence ATGAACATCCTGCAAATCAATTCCAGCGCCCGCAGCACCGGTTCCGCCTCGACCCGCCTGGCCGACGCCATCGTCGCCCGCGTACAAGCCGCCAACCCTGAAGCAAATCTGACGCGCCGCGACCTGGCTGCCGCACCGCACCCCGTGCTCGACGAGCCGACCCTGCAAGCGCTGTTCACGCCAGCGGACAAACGCACGCCGGAACAAGCGGCCCGTATCGCCCTGGACGACGCGCTGATTGCGCAAGTGCAAGCGGCTGACGTGATCGTCATCGGCGCGCCGATGTACAACTTCGGCATCACCGTGCAACTGAAAAGCTGGTTCGACGCGATTGCCCGCGCCAACGTCACCTTCAAGTACACGGAAAACGGCCCAGTTGGCCTCTTGACGGGCAAGAAAGTCTACGTGGGCCTGTCCCGCGGCGGCTTGCACCGCGACAGCGCCAACGACAGCCAGGTGCCTTACCTGAACACAATGTTCGGCTTCCTGGGCATGACCGACGTGCAATACGTGTATTCGGAAGGCATGGGCATGGGTCCGGAAGCCGTGGCCAAGGCGCAAGCCCTGGCGGACGCCGAGATCAACGCCATTCTGGTGTAA
- a CDS encoding LysR family transcriptional regulator — translation MDIDPGDLLLFARVVECGSFSRAAVRVDLPKSTLSRRISLLEAKLGERLLLRTTRKLALTEFGASLLEHARKVVEETEAAGALAQHRQAGPSGLLRISMPADFGDTLMRQVLAEFVRRYPAISLELDLSARRVDLLEENFDLAIRMGNLPDDASLSARRVAFSTLALYASPQYTSVHGLPEHPDDLYGHNLLSLPRAVHGLVHWTLIRGKTTWERDLPVRLLANSPELLVRMACTGVGIAASTDRFAMAYVATGELVRVLPEWSFPLVTGWAVFPGRRLMPAKTRAFLDLMEEMYKTDAPV, via the coding sequence ATGGATATCGATCCCGGAGATCTGCTGCTGTTTGCCCGCGTCGTCGAATGCGGCAGTTTCAGTCGCGCCGCCGTGCGCGTGGACTTGCCCAAGTCGACCCTGTCGCGCCGTATCTCGCTGCTGGAAGCGAAACTGGGCGAACGATTGCTGCTGCGTACCACGCGCAAGCTGGCGCTGACGGAGTTTGGTGCCAGCCTGCTCGAGCATGCGCGCAAGGTGGTCGAGGAAACGGAAGCGGCCGGCGCCCTGGCGCAGCACCGCCAGGCCGGACCCAGCGGCTTGCTGCGCATTTCCATGCCGGCCGATTTCGGCGACACCCTGATGCGCCAGGTACTGGCCGAGTTCGTGCGCCGTTATCCGGCCATTTCGCTGGAACTGGACTTGTCGGCGCGCCGCGTGGATTTGCTGGAAGAAAATTTCGACCTGGCCATCCGCATGGGCAATTTGCCCGACGACGCCAGCCTGTCCGCGCGCCGCGTGGCCTTCAGTACGCTCGCCCTGTACGCCTCGCCGCAATACACGAGCGTGCACGGCTTGCCCGAGCATCCCGACGATCTGTACGGCCATAATCTGCTCAGCTTGCCCCGCGCCGTGCATGGCCTCGTGCACTGGACTTTGATCCGCGGCAAGACGACGTGGGAGCGCGATCTGCCCGTGCGCCTGCTGGCCAATTCTCCGGAATTGCTGGTGCGCATGGCGTGTACGGGCGTGGGCATCGCGGCCAGCACGGACCGCTTTGCCATGGCCTATGTGGCGACGGGGGAATTGGTGCGCGTGCTGCCGGAGTGGAGTTTTCCGCTGGTTACGGGCTGGGCCGTGTTTCCCGGCCGGCGCTTGATGCCGGCCAAGACGCGGGCATTCCTGGACTTGATGGAAGAGATGTACAAGACGGACGCGCCCGTGTAG
- the asd gene encoding archaetidylserine decarboxylase (Phosphatidylserine decarboxylase is synthesized as a single chain precursor. Generation of the pyruvoyl active site from a Ser is coupled to cleavage of a Gly-Ser bond between the larger (beta) and smaller (alpha chains). It is an integral membrane protein.), translated as MSDRLAVLPQYLLPKGALTNFAGRIAGAKGGAMTTRLIRWFVGRYNVNMDEALDPDITHYTSFNDFFTRALRPDARPLAQADYICPVDGRISQFGTIDKDQIFQAKGHNFSTTALVGGDAALAAKFEHGSFANLYLSPRDYHRIHMPCDGRLTRMIYVPGELFSVNPTTARGIPGLFARNERVVCVFDTANGPFVMTLVGATIVGSMATVWHGVVNPPRTGQVRDWSYANDNVVLKQGEELGRFLLGSTVVMLFPKDTVQFNASWQPAGPVQLGEVMGNLPK; from the coding sequence GTGTCTGACCGTCTTGCCGTCCTGCCTCAATATCTGCTACCCAAAGGAGCACTGACCAACTTTGCCGGCCGCATCGCGGGCGCCAAGGGCGGCGCCATGACGACGCGGCTGATCCGCTGGTTCGTCGGCCGCTACAACGTCAACATGGATGAGGCGCTGGACCCGGACATCACGCACTACACGAGCTTCAACGACTTTTTCACGCGCGCGCTGCGTCCCGATGCCCGTCCGCTGGCGCAGGCCGACTACATCTGCCCCGTCGATGGCCGCATCAGCCAGTTCGGCACGATCGACAAGGACCAGATCTTCCAGGCCAAGGGCCACAACTTCAGCACGACGGCCCTGGTCGGCGGCGATGCGGCCCTGGCGGCCAAGTTCGAGCATGGCAGCTTCGCCAACCTGTACCTGAGCCCGCGCGACTACCACCGCATCCACATGCCGTGCGACGGCCGTTTGACGCGCATGATTTATGTGCCCGGCGAACTGTTTTCCGTCAACCCGACGACGGCGCGCGGCATTCCCGGCCTGTTCGCCCGCAACGAGCGCGTCGTCTGCGTGTTCGACACGGCCAACGGCCCCTTCGTCATGACTTTGGTCGGCGCCACCATCGTCGGCAGCATGGCCACCGTCTGGCACGGCGTCGTCAATCCGCCGCGCACGGGCCAGGTGCGCGACTGGAGCTATGCGAACGACAATGTCGTGCTGAAACAGGGCGAAGAGCTGGGCCGCTTCCTGCTCGGTTCCACCGTCGTCATGCTGTTCCCGAAAGACACCGTGCAATTCAACGCCAGCTGGCAACCGGCCGGCCCCGTGCAGCTGGGCGAAGTCATGGGCAACCTGCCCAAGTAA
- a CDS encoding TonB-dependent receptor plug domain-containing protein: MLLAWNAQARQAEAPAAAAASTAAPLKADKPAAPAMQTVEVKGSGYDPRRDDTASKMVVSSEEILKYGDSNVTDVLKRLPGITVSGAAGRSGGEIRMRGLGSGYTQILLNGERAPAGFSLDTLSPDVIERIEILHAASAEYSTQSIAGTINVVLKKAVKTAQRELKLGVQGSDVSFSPSVNVQLSDRDGNFSYSMAGSLFRYDYHYDNPGLELGYAPDGRQNLLRRTNGTGDGRPEGINLSPRLNWVLANGDNVTAQFFFNGGRSNHRNFSRAETQQGLRPDYDTNMGSSSNHNAFGRSDLTWMHKLTGGARLELKIGASAARNTSDSLQQGFVDGSGLALERKVGVKATENGVSSTGKYSSPLLPGHALSMGWDGAYTERDETRRQREAALAVLGARPPVNSDEGFDATIKRLALYVQDDWEITPRWSMYAGVRWEGIDTRSAGDTYDEVNQRTSVWSPLLQTLWKLPSTRGDQVRLALTRTYKAQPTASLIPRRNTSTNNSQTDPDREGNPYLKPELALGIDASYEHYWAEGALLSARASARRIDGYTRQGLLFINDRWVSTPVNDGRANTQTLELEAKFPLRAVMAAPVPAIDLRASISRNWSQVERVPGPDNRLDQQTPVSGNFGLDYKTPDGVLTTGGSFNFRNGGPVRITERQSAYTSPRRDVDIYALWKFDAKNQLRLAVSNLLAQDFESTTAYADASGTIARNSISPSSPQARATLEMKF, from the coding sequence GTGTTACTTGCCTGGAATGCCCAGGCCCGGCAAGCCGAAGCGCCAGCCGCCGCCGCCGCTTCCACCGCTGCGCCGCTGAAGGCTGACAAGCCCGCTGCGCCCGCCATGCAAACCGTGGAAGTCAAGGGCAGCGGCTATGATCCGCGCCGCGACGATACGGCCAGCAAGATGGTGGTCAGCAGCGAAGAGATACTCAAGTACGGCGACTCGAACGTCACCGACGTGCTCAAGCGCTTGCCCGGCATTACCGTCTCCGGCGCGGCCGGACGCTCGGGCGGCGAAATCCGCATGCGGGGCCTGGGCAGCGGCTACACGCAGATCCTGCTCAACGGCGAGCGGGCGCCGGCCGGTTTCTCGCTCGACACCCTGTCGCCCGACGTGATCGAACGCATCGAAATTCTGCATGCGGCCAGCGCCGAGTACAGCACGCAGTCGATCGCCGGCACCATCAACGTGGTGCTGAAAAAGGCCGTGAAGACGGCGCAGCGCGAGCTCAAGCTGGGCGTGCAGGGCAGTGACGTGAGCTTTTCGCCCAGCGTCAACGTGCAGCTTTCCGACCGCGACGGCAATTTCTCGTACTCGATGGCCGGTTCGCTGTTCCGCTACGACTACCATTACGACAATCCCGGCCTGGAACTGGGCTACGCCCCCGATGGCCGGCAAAACCTGCTGCGCCGCACGAACGGCACGGGCGACGGCCGCCCGGAAGGCATCAACCTGTCGCCACGCCTGAACTGGGTGCTGGCCAATGGCGATAACGTGACGGCGCAATTCTTCTTCAATGGCGGGCGCTCGAACCACCGCAACTTCAGCCGCGCGGAAACGCAGCAGGGCTTGCGTCCCGACTACGACACCAACATGGGTAGCTCGAGCAACCACAATGCCTTCGGCCGCAGCGACCTGACGTGGATGCACAAGCTGACCGGCGGCGCCAGACTGGAACTGAAAATCGGCGCCTCGGCCGCCCGCAATACGTCCGACAGCCTGCAGCAAGGCTTTGTCGATGGCAGCGGCCTGGCGCTCGAACGCAAGGTGGGCGTGAAGGCGACGGAAAACGGCGTCAGTTCGACGGGTAAATATTCGTCGCCCTTGCTGCCCGGCCATGCCCTGTCGATGGGCTGGGACGGCGCCTACACGGAGCGCGACGAAACGCGCCGGCAGCGCGAAGCGGCCCTGGCTGTCTTGGGCGCGCGTCCACCCGTCAACAGCGACGAAGGTTTCGACGCCACCATCAAGCGCCTGGCCCTGTACGTGCAGGACGACTGGGAAATCACGCCGCGCTGGTCCATGTATGCGGGCGTGCGCTGGGAAGGCATCGATACGCGCAGCGCGGGCGATACCTATGATGAAGTGAACCAGCGCACCAGCGTGTGGAGCCCGCTGCTGCAAACCCTGTGGAAGTTGCCCTCTACCCGTGGCGACCAGGTACGTTTGGCCCTGACGCGCACCTACAAGGCGCAGCCCACGGCGAGCCTGATTCCGCGCCGCAATACCTCGACCAACAATAGCCAGACGGACCCCGACCGCGAAGGCAATCCCTACCTGAAACCGGAGCTGGCGCTGGGCATCGACGCCTCGTACGAGCACTACTGGGCCGAAGGCGCCTTGCTCAGCGCGCGCGCCTCGGCGCGCCGTATCGATGGCTATACGCGCCAGGGCTTGCTGTTCATCAATGACCGCTGGGTATCGACGCCCGTCAACGATGGCCGCGCCAATACGCAGACATTGGAACTTGAAGCGAAGTTCCCGCTGCGTGCCGTGATGGCCGCGCCCGTGCCCGCCATCGACTTGCGCGCCAGCATCAGCCGCAACTGGTCGCAAGTCGAACGCGTGCCGGGGCCGGACAACCGCCTCGACCAGCAAACCCCCGTCAGCGGCAACTTCGGTCTCGACTACAAGACGCCGGACGGCGTGCTGACGACGGGCGGCAGCTTCAACTTCCGCAATGGCGGCCCCGTGCGCATCACGGAGCGCCAGAGCGCCTACACCTCGCCGCGGCGCGACGTCGACATTTATGCGCTGTGGAAATTCGATGCGAAGAACCAGCTGCGTCTGGCCGTGTCGAACTTGTTGGCGCAAGACTTCGAAAGCACCACCGCGTATGCGGACGCCAGCGGCACGATAGCCCGTAACAGTATTTCGCCGAGTTCGCCGCAGGCGCGCGCGACCCTGGAAATGAAGTTCTGA
- a CDS encoding DEAD/DEAH box helicase, which yields MTFSSLGLIDPLVRKLDELGYAKPTPVQAQAIPAVLAGRDLMAAAQTGTGKTAGFAVPLLQRLTLEGVVAPQCVRVLVLVPTRELAEQVYVSFRSYGGNLPLRSFVAYGGVPIEPQISKLRKGLDVLVATPGRLLDLQTQGAVKFEQVQTLVLDEADRMLDLGFERELDLLLMTMPKQRQTLLFSATFSDAIRAMAKTMLKDPVSVEVSARNSTVKAVKQSVIVCDKKRKPELFLHLLKKKRWGQVLVFVKTRKGVEQLVATLLEQGVRADSIHGDKTQPNRLRALARFKAAEVQVLVATDVAARGLDIDQLPIVVNFDLPTVAEDYIHRIGRTGRAGASGEAISLVCADEVELLSAVEALTRQTLKRGEEPGYEAEHRVPGTSAGGTIQKKAVKVLAPKAAERAKKRRFYK from the coding sequence ATGACGTTTTCCTCCCTCGGCCTGATCGATCCCCTGGTCCGCAAACTTGACGAGCTCGGCTATGCCAAGCCCACGCCCGTGCAGGCGCAAGCGATTCCTGCCGTGCTGGCCGGGCGCGACCTGATGGCCGCCGCCCAGACGGGTACGGGCAAGACGGCCGGTTTCGCCGTGCCACTGCTGCAGCGCCTGACATTGGAAGGCGTGGTGGCGCCCCAGTGCGTGCGCGTGCTGGTGCTCGTGCCCACGCGCGAACTGGCCGAGCAAGTCTATGTCAGCTTCCGCAGCTATGGCGGCAATTTGCCGCTGCGCAGCTTTGTCGCGTATGGCGGCGTGCCCATCGAGCCGCAGATCAGCAAATTGCGCAAGGGCCTCGACGTGCTGGTGGCCACGCCCGGCCGTTTGCTGGACTTGCAGACGCAGGGCGCCGTCAAGTTCGAGCAGGTGCAAACCCTGGTGCTGGACGAGGCCGACCGCATGCTGGATCTGGGTTTCGAGCGCGAGCTCGATTTATTGCTGATGACCATGCCCAAGCAGCGCCAGACCCTGCTGTTCTCGGCCACCTTCTCGGACGCCATCCGCGCCATGGCGAAAACCATGCTGAAGGATCCCGTCTCGGTCGAGGTCAGCGCGCGCAACAGCACGGTCAAGGCCGTCAAGCAATCGGTCATCGTGTGCGACAAGAAACGCAAGCCGGAACTGTTTTTGCACTTGCTGAAGAAAAAGCGCTGGGGCCAGGTACTGGTCTTCGTCAAGACGCGCAAGGGCGTCGAGCAACTGGTGGCGACCTTGCTGGAGCAGGGCGTGCGCGCCGATTCGATTCACGGCGACAAGACGCAGCCGAACCGCTTGCGCGCGCTGGCCCGTTTCAAGGCGGCCGAGGTGCAGGTGCTGGTGGCCACCGACGTGGCCGCCCGTGGCCTCGATATCGATCAATTGCCGATCGTCGTCAATTTCGACTTGCCCACCGTGGCGGAAGACTATATTCACCGCATCGGCCGCACGGGCCGCGCGGGGGCCTCGGGCGAAGCGATTTCGCTCGTCTGCGCCGACGAAGTGGAATTGCTGTCGGCCGTCGAAGCGCTGACGCGGCAAACCCTGAAACGCGGCGAAGAACCCGGTTACGAGGCCGAGCACCGCGTGCCGGGTACGTCCGCCGGCGGCACGATCCAGAAAAAAGCCGTGAAAGTGCTGGCGCCAAAGGCGGCGGAGCGGGCCAAGAAAAGGCGCTTCTACAAATAA
- a CDS encoding LON peptidase substrate-binding domain-containing protein: MTSIPLFPLNTVLYPDGYLPLQIFEVRYLDMIRKCIMGEQPFGVVQLLDGTEVRKPGQLETLAPVGTLARVVDWAAPLSGLLQIKCMGMQRFHIVSSEQMKHGLWMAQIETLPPDKAIPIPQEQQNVADALGALIRTLQEQKIPPEQMPLQPPFRLDECGWVANRWCELLSLSAMQKQLLLSQDNPVLRLELVQDMLTENGLLEE; encoded by the coding sequence ATGACCTCGATACCTTTGTTCCCGCTCAATACGGTGCTGTATCCCGATGGCTATCTGCCCCTGCAGATCTTCGAGGTACGCTATCTGGACATGATACGCAAGTGCATCATGGGCGAGCAGCCGTTCGGCGTGGTGCAACTGCTGGACGGCACGGAAGTGCGCAAGCCGGGCCAGCTGGAAACCCTGGCGCCCGTGGGCACCCTGGCGCGCGTCGTTGACTGGGCCGCGCCCCTGTCGGGTTTGCTGCAAATCAAATGCATGGGCATGCAGCGCTTTCACATCGTTTCCAGCGAACAGATGAAGCACGGCCTGTGGATGGCGCAGATCGAAACCTTGCCGCCCGACAAAGCCATTCCCATCCCGCAAGAGCAGCAGAACGTGGCCGACGCGCTCGGCGCCCTGATCCGCACCTTGCAGGAGCAAAAGATCCCGCCCGAGCAAATGCCCTTGCAGCCACCGTTTCGCCTCGACGAGTGCGGCTGGGTGGCGAACCGCTGGTGCGAGCTGCTGTCCTTGAGCGCCATGCAAAAGCAATTGCTGCTGAGCCAGGACAATCCCGTGCTGCGATTGGAACTGGTGCAGGATATGCTCACGGAAAATGGTCTGCTCGAAGAGTAA